The nucleotide sequence AAAAAAGTTGGAAAGGAAATTTCCTGTGTACGGGGTTAATAACAGAAAAGAACTTTCTATTGCAACAAAGATTATTCAAGGAGAGATACTTGATAAATTGATGTTTTCAGGCGTTACAATTATAAATACGGATACTGTCAGTATTGATTTTGATGCAAAAATAGAGAATGATGTGACAATTCTTCCCGGGGTGTTACTCCAGGGGAGGACGACTATAGGAAAAGATTGTGTGATCGGGCCTAATACGCGTATTGTTAATTCTGTTATTAAAAATAATGTGAGTGTGGAGTATAGTGTAGTAAGACAGGCTAATGTGGGAGATAATTGCAAAATAGGCCCATTTGCTTATGTGCGGCCTGATAGCAAAATGAGTAAGAATGTTAAGATAGGTACTTTTGTTGAGGTAAAGAAATCTCAGTTTGGGGAAAATACAAAAGTTCCACATTTAGGTTATATTGGGGATACGGGAGTTGGGAAAAATGTGAACATTGGGGCAGGAACAATCACTTGCAATTATGATGGGCTTCAAAGCAAGAAGAAACCCACATTTATAGAGGAAGATGTATTTATTGGCTCTCACAATACACTTGTAGCGCCTGTAAAAATAGGGAAAGGTGCGTATACAGCAGCCGGATCTGTGATTACAGAAGAAGTTCCCGAGGGTGCGCTTGCTATTGGGAGAGCTAAACAGATAAATAAAAAAGAATGGGCAAAGAGGAGGAAAAAAAGCAATGGTTGATTTGAAAGGAGAAACAATAAAAATTTTTTCTGGTACGGCAAAT is from Caldisericota bacterium and encodes:
- the glmU gene encoding bifunctional UDP-N-acetylglucosamine diphosphorylase/glucosamine-1-phosphate N-acetyltransferase GlmU, whose product is MKNVCIILAAGVGKRMHSSLPKVMHPICGRPMVQYVIDAAKGISDKVIVVISEEMDRDGFSDVELVYQKIPLGTGDAAKQALTASDNISDEMPVLIITGDNPLIKSSDLKELLAFYKNTKSSAALLTALSDNPFGFGRIVRDKTNFVKIVEEKDATEEEKKINEINTGIYVFAKKYLVSAINEITPNNLQKEYYLTDALAILKKKGVKVSAKKLERKFPVYGVNNRKELSIATKIIQGEILDKLMFSGVTIINTDTVSIDFDAKIENDVTILPGVLLQGRTTIGKDCVIGPNTRIVNSVIKNNVSVEYSVVRQANVGDNCKIGPFAYVRPDSKMSKNVKIGTFVEVKKSQFGENTKVPHLGYIGDTGVGKNVNIGAGTITCNYDGLQSKKKPTFIEEDVFIGSHNTLVAPVKIGKGAYTAAGSVITEEVPEGALAIGRAKQINKKEWAKRRKKSNG